A stretch of DNA from Asticcacaulis sp.:
GCACCGGCACGCCGGCGACGGCCTGGGGCGTGCGCGCCAGCCGGTCATCGAAAATGCCAAGAATATTGACATGTCGCTGCTCAAGGGCCGCTTCAACCAGCTTTTCGGCGTGTTTGGTTGCGCCAACGATGACGATGCTGGGGATCAGCTTGCCCTGGCGGCGCCAGCGATCGACGAGGCTCCACCACAACAGATGCTGAAGCATGAAATAGACCAGGGTGACGGTCATCCAGAAACGGACGGCGGCGGTGACGGCGTAGTCGTTTATCGAAAAGTCGGCCAGGAAATCCGCCAGAAGATAACCGGCGCCAAAGACCAGGGCCAGCTTGACCAGATGGATCGAGACGCGGGCATTGCGGCCGAAACGGTACAGACCGCTGAGATAAAGCGCCCAGTAGAGGCCGAGCGTAGTGGCGATAAAGGGCAGGATGTTGCCGAGCGGGCTGGTGAAGAAGCCTTGCGGCGCTACCGAGCGGGCGCAGACGACGGCGAAGAAGACCAGGGCCAGGAAATCGATGCCGCGGAACAGGCGGACGAACATGTCGCCGCTGCGCCGTTCGCGCGCCGAAACCAGCTTTTCCGGCCGGAATGGTCCCCTGCGATCTTTCGGATCGTCGGGAAATGCATCTAGGCAGGTCGCATCTTCGAGCGTTTGGCGGGGGAGGGCGGCGTTCATGACCTGATTTCGAGCTTGTTCTAGGCTTGGGACGAGGTTACGGCATTTGGCTTAGGCGTCAGTTAACAGGCGGCGATTTTCCTGATTTTTTCTTGTTCCGGTGCGGGACGGACCGGTAACGGGCTGCAAGTCCGGTGCCGGAGTGGCGGGGTTTCGCGCCTGAAATGGCTCACGCGGGAAGGATTTGATGGCTGTCGCGCAAAGCTGTGTACCTTTTTTGTAAACGGCGTTGCCTTTTAAAAACGAATACGCTAACTCAGCCATAACGGAGACGTGGCCGAGAGGCTGAAGGCACTCGTTTGCTAAATGAGCGTACCCCCAAAAGGGTACCCAGGGTTCGAATCCCTGCGTCTCCGCCATTCACCCTTGATTTTATTATCATTTTACTCTATTGTAGCTTTCTACCCCCTCGCAAACCCCCACTTTGGAATGCGGGATCGGGCGGCATGTAGCGGTTACGCGGCGTGGTTACGCTTATCCTGATCAGCCAGGCGCTCGGCATAGTCGCGCACTTCACGGGCAAGAGCGTAGGTATAGGCGCCCTGTTTGACCTTCCGAAACTCACCGCGCTTCATGAGGCGCTGAACGGTATCATCGCTTAAGCCCGAAGTAGAGCGTCTGCGGACGCTGAGTGCAAAGCTGGCCTCTTCGATCCCTGACGAGATCGCGGAATTCAACGCCAAGCACGATTACGACCCGGAAGACCTGCAAAGGTACGCACGGGAAGACCCGGCGGGATACCTGGCCTTACAGGCTCAAATCCACGCCGAACGCACGAAGCTTGAACAGAAGATCGCGGTAAAGGCTGAGGCTGACCGCGCCGCTCAAGAGGCTTTCGTGAACGAACAGGCTGAGCGCCTGAGCCAAATCGCACCCGATCTGGCTAAAGACCCAACCATTCTGACGGCCCTTGGTGATTACCTTCCGAAGACCGGCATCCC
This window harbors:
- a CDS encoding helix-turn-helix domain-containing protein codes for the protein MALNSAISSGIEEASFALSVRRRSTSGLSDDTVQRLMKRGEFRKVKQGAYTYALAREVRDYAERLADQDKRNHAA